A genomic segment from Garra rufa unplaced genomic scaffold, GarRuf1.0 hap1_unplaced_001, whole genome shotgun sequence encodes:
- the LOC141302356 gene encoding uncharacterized protein, whose product MSSLPGTSKPQELEASVIAAAQGLINVLTQNIQQHHTPAQQNPVQSHEHQNRQQAQPTKQNVQEEMARSFPGFFTKRKGKNRFSPLQATPGKPKVCKTFSVYVYLVNKGCTSTPSAAEELELSQTGLGKRSLTLTDDMSHAMVNKILIEEYPKMEGVEGWLFYKASGGHGRRKLLAIPPDVDGYTGRLIRSVSGAGKTTMYIVPLQQDLDLTPLPSDATEFQKMPKAACQVCKENMPLHILALHVEDCMESAADDDEDWQSEVQVLSVTNSPLVHPDKESRDCGQDWQSEVQVLSVTNSPLVHPDKESRDCGQSTGHVELHDDDVLQWLARQVDASKDFKICITRDNLFQRGLIQWQRQKKGSPVNKLKVTFIGEAGIDTGALSKEFLTEMMHGIERRLFEGSGKKGKSPVYSICDLENGFYRTAGEVFSVSLAQGGPAPCFFRNWCYQFLTTGDFDALQLTKDDVDDLEYALLIERVEAATDLTQFTDEIVSCGYTGLLKLDQKDSIIRAIVLHATMRLTPMLQQIRNGMKVYNLLDVIGKHQTLCSNLFVPKEDDDRPDADYIMSILVPELSEKGSPRQARENAIINFLQDFLQDLEITGLT is encoded by the exons ATGTCTAGTTTACCAGGAACTTCCAAGCCACAA gAGTTAGAGGCCAGTGTTATTGCTGCTGCACAAGGCCTCATAAACGTGCTAACGCAAAACATTCAGCAGCATCACACGCCAGCACAGCAGAATCCAGTGCAGTCACATGAGCACCAGAATCGACAACAAGCACaaccaacaaaacaaaatgtgcagGAGGAGATGGCCAG GTCATTTCCTGGCTTCTTTACAAAAAGGAAAGGCAAAAACCGCTTTTCACCCTTACAAGCCACTCCAGGGAAGCCGAAAGTCTGCAAGACATTCAGTGTGTATGTATATTTGGTGAATAAGGGCTGTACCAGCACGCCTTCTGCAGCTGAAGAGCTGGAGTTGAGCCAAACAGGCCTGGGGAAGAGGTCCCTCACTTTGACGGATGATATGAGCCATGCAATG GTAAATAAAATTCTCATTGAAGAATATCCCAAAATGGAGGGGGTGGAAGGGTGGTTGTTCTACAAGGCTTCAG GTGGCCACGGTAGAAGAAAATTGCTTGCCATTCCCCCTGATGTAGACGGTTATACAGGTAGACTGATTCGCAGTGTTTCGGGTGCTGGGAAGACGACCATGTACATTGTTCCACTGCAGCAGGACCTTGATCTTACTCCACTGCCATCTGATGCCACTGAATTTCAAAAAATGCCTAAGGCTGCATGCcaagtgtgcaaagaaaacatgcCTCTGCATATCCTAGCATTGCACGTCGAGGATTGTATGGAGTCTGCAGCAGATGATGATGAG GACTGGCAAAGTGAGGTCCAGGTTCTTTCTGTCACAAACTCACCACTTGTGCACCCTGACAAAGAGTCCAGAGATTGTGGCCAG GACTGGCAAAGTGAGGTCCAGGTTCTTTCTGTCACAAACTCACCACTTGTGCACCCTGACAAAGAGTCCAGAGATTGTGGACAG TCTACAGGACACGTTGAACTACA TGACGATGATGTACTTCAGTGGCTTGCAAGGCAAGTAGATGCAAGCAAAGATTTTAAGATCTGCATCACCCGGGACAACCTTTTCCAAAGAGGCCTAATTCAGTGGCAGAGACAGAAGAAGGGCTCACCCGTCAACAAACTCAAGGTGACTTTCATTGGCGAAGCTGGAATCGACACTGGAGCATTAAGCAAAGaatttttgactg AAATGATGCATGGCATTGAGAGGCGACTGTTTGAGGGCAGTGGCAAGAAGGGAAAGAGTCCTGTCTACTCGATTTGTGACCTAGAAAATGGTTTCTACAG AACTGCAGGAGAAGTGTTTTCTGTCAGCCTAGCTCAGGGTGGCCCAGCACCGTGCTTCTTCAGAAATTGGTGTTACCAGTTTCTTACAACAGGGGACTTTGATGCTCTGCAGCTGACCAAAGATGATGTGGATGATCTTGAATATGCTTTACTCATAGAAAGG GTGGAGGCAGCAACTGATCTGACACAGTTCACAGATGAAATCGTGAGTTGTGGTTACACGGGTTTGCTTAAGTTGGACCAAAAGGACAGTATCATAAG AGCCATTGTTCTGCATGCTACAATGCGTCTGACTCCCATGCTTCAGCAAATTAGAAATGGAATGAAGGTCTACAACCTTCTGGATGTGATTGGGAAGCATCAAACTCTCTGCTCAAACCTGTTTGTCCCCAAAGAGGATGATGACAGA CCGGATGCTGATTACATAATGAGTATCCTAGTCCCTGAGCTGAGTGAGAAGGGAAGTCCAAGGCAAGCAAGAGAAAATGCCATCATCAACTTCCTCCAGGACTTTCTACAAGACCTGGAAATCACAGGTTTGACTTAA